Proteins encoded together in one Prunus dulcis chromosome 3, ALMONDv2, whole genome shotgun sequence window:
- the LOC117622177 gene encoding 14-3-3-like protein A encodes MSPTDSSREDNVYMAKLAEQAERYEEMVEFMEKVAKTVDVEELTVEERNLLSVAYKNVIGARRASWRIISSIEQKEESRGNEDHVAIIKEYRSKIETELSKICDGILNLLESHLIPSASSAESKVFYLKMKGDYHRYLAEFKTGGERKEAAESTLLAYKSAQDIALAELAPTHPIRLGLALNFSVFYYEILNSPDRACNLAKQAFDEAISELDTLGEESYKDSTLIMQLLRDNLTLWTSDITDDAGDEIKEASKRESAEAQQ; translated from the exons ATGTCGCCAACTGATTCTTCACGTGAGGACAATGTGTACATGGCAAAGTTGGCCGAACAGGCTGAACGCTATGAGGAAATGGTTGAATTTATGGAAAAAGTTGCAAAGACCGTTGATGTTGAGGAACTAACTGTGGAGGAAAGAAACCTCCTTTCTGTGGCCTATAAGAATGTGATTGGGGCTAGGAGAGCTTCATGGAGAATCATTTCTTCCATTGAGCAGAAGGAGGAAAGCAGGGGTAATGAGGATCATGTTGCAATTATCAAGGAATATAGGAGCAAGATCGAGACCGAGCTGAGCAAGATCTGTGATGGTATCTTGAATCTTCTTGAATCACACCTCATTCCATCTGCCTCATCTGCTGAGTCCAAGGTCTTCTATTTGAAGATGAAAGGTGATTACCACAGGTACCTTGCTGAATTTAAGACTGGAGGTGAGAGAAAGGAAGCAGCTGAGAGCACCCTGTTGGCTTACAAGTCTGCTCAG GACATTGCCCTTGCTGAGCTTGCTCCAACGCACCCAATAAGGCTTGGGCTTGCACTTAACTTCTCAGTCTTTTACTATGAAATCCTTAACTCACCAGACCGTGCGTGCAATCTGGCAAAACAG GCTTTCGATGAGGCTATTTCCGAGCTTGACACATTGGGTGAGGAATCATACAAGGACAGTACTTTGATCATGCAACTTCTCCGGGACAATCTGACACTCTGGACTTCTGATATCAcg GATGATGCCGGGGATGAAATCAAGGAAGCATCAAAGCGTGAATCAGCTGAAGCTCAGCAGTAA
- the LOC117622400 gene encoding ultraviolet-B receptor UVR8-like: MASDAAIVTWGSGEDGQLGIGNNEEMEWVCVVEALQSRTVRSVVAGSRNSLAICDDGKLFTWGWNQRGTLGHPPETKTENIPSQVKALANVKIVQAAIGGWHCLAVDDQGRAYAWGGNEYGQCSEEPERKDDTGRPLRRDIVIPQRCAPKLVVRQVAAGGTHSVVLTRDGQVWTWGQPWPPGDIKQISTPVRVQGLDAVKLIAVGAFHNLALQEDGSLWAWGNNEYGQLGTGDTQPRSQPIPVQGLSGLTLVDIAAGGWHSTALTDDGEVYGWGRGEHGRLGFGDNDKSSKMVPQRVHLLAGEDIVQVSCGGTHSVALTRDGRMFSFGRGDHGRLGYGRKVTTGQPMEVPINIPPRNGTEDNGHWIAKLVACGGRHTLAIVDWKADEAEES; encoded by the exons ATGGCATCCGATGCTGCCATTGTTACTTG GGGCTCGGGTGAAGATGGACAATTGGGAATCGGGAACAACGAGGAGATGGAGTGGGTATGTGTTGTCGAAGCCCTCCAGTCACGGACTGTCCGGTCTGTTGTCGCTGGTAGCCGAAACTCTCTTGCCATTTGCGATGATGGCAAG TTGTTTACATGGGGTTGGAACCAAAGAGGAACCTTGGGGCACCCTCCAGAGACCAAAACTGAGAACATTCCTAGCCAAGTTAAAGCTCTTGCCAATGTTAAAATTGTTCAG GCTGCTATTGGTGGATGGCATTGTTTGGCTGTTGATGATCAAGGCCGTGCTTACGCCTGGG GTGGAAATGAGTATGGACAGTGTAGTGAAGAACCTGAGCGGAAAGATGATACTGGTAGACCTTTGAGAAGGGATATAGTGATCCCTCAGCGCTGTGCACCGAAGCTTGTAGTCCGCCAG GTAGCTGCTGGGGGTACTCACTCTGTGGTACTTACACGTGATGGGCAAGTATGGACTTGGGGTCAGCCGTGGCCTCCGGGAGACAT aaaacaaatttcaacACCTGTGCGAGTACAAGGTCTTGATGCAGTGAAGCTCATTGCAGTTGGGGCATTTCATAATTTGGCTCTTCAAGAGGATGGTTCTTTATGGGCATGGGGTAACAATGAATATGGACAGCTTGGAACTGGAGATACCCAGCCTAGATCACAACCTATTCCTGTCCAGGGTCTTTCTGGTCTTACTTTG GTGGATATTGCTGCTGGAGGATGGCATTCTACTGCACTCACAGATGATGGAGAG GTGTATGGTTGGGGACGAGGGGAACACGGAAGGCTTGGATTTGGCGATAATGATAAAAGCAGTAAAATGGTGCCCCAAAGGGTTCATCTTTTAGCTGGGGAGGATATTGTTCAG GTGTCTTGTGGAGGCACTCACTCGGTTGCATTAACACGTGATGGGCGCATGTTTTCG TTTGGTCGAGGTGACCATGGACGTCTTGGATATGGAAGGAAGGTGACAACCGGTCAACCAATGGAAGTGCCCATCAACATCCCTCCCAGAAATGGCACTGAAGACAATGGACACTGGATTGCCAAACTTGTTGCTTGTGGGGGACGCCATACTCTGGCGATAGTAGATTGGAAAGCCGATGAAGCAGAAGAATCATAA
- the LOC117622401 gene encoding membrane protein PM19L-like translates to MAVGRIGRGLMAPLIAVNLVVHLIMLGLAGWSLDKYINGEQNHPHLGGNPSTSFMLIFALIAGVVGACSMLYGWMHLRIWRTDSLAAASFSAIMAQAIVALAFGFVCKEIIIGGHRGKRLQTLEAMIAISLLSQLMYLVLLHAGMFKSRYRSGGIATGHHPRTAGTTTVI, encoded by the exons ATGGCGGTTGGAAGGATTGGTAGAGGCTTAATGGCTCCTCTTATAGCAGTGAACTTGGTGGTCCATCTGATCATGCTTGGACTTGCTGGGTGGTCCCTTGATAAGTACATCAATGGAGAGCAAAATCACCCTC ATTTGGGAGGAAACCCATCAACAAGCTTTATGTTGATCTTTGCATTGATAGCTGGGGTTGTTGGTGCTTGTTCTATGCTCTATGGGTGGATGCATCTTCGGATATGGCGAACTGATAGTCTAGCTGCTGCTTCTTTTTCAGCTATCATGGCCCAGGCTATAGTTGCCCTCGCTTTCGG TTTCGTATGTAAGGAGATCATAATAGGTGGGCACAGAGGAAAACGCTTG CAAACATTGGAAGCTATGATTGCAATATCACTACTAAGTCAATTGATGTACCTGGTGCTTCTGCATGCTGGGATGTTTAAGAGCAGATATAGATCAGGTGGAATTGCCACGGGTCATCACCCCCGAACCGCCGGCACGACAACTGTTATCTGA
- the LOC117622199 gene encoding RHOMBOID-like protein 9, chloroplastic isoform X1: MAVVPICYKIPYKGNAQLNHYAMRQSDMSSNMCRNWHMSSFLSTDVLTQKKTREASASKELESHPSFILANNERKQNIGMVWYASDSGTNEKQLRSLDSYLRKLQNGTNLPADKSNRTREPLTRNGQLRLKKGLESLDVYFGKLNKDGDSENYTFSSVDLTEDNPTEKLSSINQDSEKSDKREEQKSYRNPVSTRDDHGPQSSQDSLQYNEISDLYLISILGSINIAVFLFEIASPVRSSDLGLFSLPLLYGAKINDLILVGEWWRLVTPMFLHSGLCHIVVGCWGLVTFGPKVCRGYGSFTFFLIYVLGGISGNLISFLHTPEPTVGGTGPIFAMMGAWLSYQVQNKDIISKEVSEGMFRKAVIATLLSFTLSCFGPIDDWTHLGAAFTGVAYGFLTCPTLQLDDASSSTSGQEEGITLVRSYADPCKSLFFFTLFALVLTCLLFFFEPPLNVIASDTSL; the protein is encoded by the exons ATGGCTGTGGTTCCAATATGCTACAAAATCCCATACAAAGGCAATGCTCAACTGAATCATTATGCAATGAGACAGAGTGATATGTCTAGCAATATGTGCAGGAATTGGCATATGTCTTCATTTCTTAGCACTGATGTGTTGACACAAAAGAAGACAAGAGAGGCAAGTGCATCTAAAGAACTAGAAAGCCATCCAAGTTTCATTTTAGCAAATAATGAAAGAAAGCAGAATATAGGCATGGTTTGGTATGCATCAGATTCTGGTACAAATGAGAAGCAACTCAGATCTTTAGATTCATATCTTAGGAAACTCCAAAATGGCACAAATCTGCCTGCAGATAAGTCAAACAGGACAAGGGAGCCACTCACTAGAAATGGTCAGTTGAGATTAAAGAAGGGGTTGGAGTCTCTTGATGTTTATTTTGGAAAACTTAATAAAG ATGGAGACTCAGAGAATTATACATTTAGTTCTGTTGATCTTACTGAAGACAATCCTACTGAAAAACTATCATCTATCAATCAAGattctgaaaaatctgataagaGGGAAGAACAGAAGAGCTACAGAAATCCTGTAAGTACAAGGGATGATCATGGTCCTCAGAGCTCTCAAGATTCACTGCAGTATAATGAAATCTCTGATCTCTACTTAAT AAGCATATTGGGTTCTATAAATATTGCAGTTTTTCTGTTTGAGATAGCAAGTCCAGTTAGGAGTTCTGACTTAGGGCTCTTTTCTCTTCCATTACTATATGGAGCAAAGATAAATGATTTGATCCTGGTTGGAGAATGGTGGAGGCTTGTGACACCCATGTTTCTG CACTCCGGACTCTGTCACATAGTCGTTGGCTGTTGGGGGCTTGTGACATTTGGGCCTAAAGTGTGCAGAGGCTATGGTTCATTTACATTTTTCTTGATTTACGTACTTGGAGGAATCTCTGGCAACTTGATTAGCTTTCTTCATACACCAGAGCCAACTGTTGGTGGAACA GGACCAATATTTGCCATGATGGGAGCTTGGCTCAGTTATCAGGTCCAGAACAAAGACATAATTTCAAAGGAAGTTTCAGAGGGCATGTTCCGAAAAGCAGTAATAGCTACGCTTCTTAGCTTCACATTGAGCTGTTTTGGTCCAATTGATGACTG GACACATCTTGGAGCTGCATTTACAGGCGTGGCATATGGGTTTTTGACATGCCCAACTCTTCAACTGGACGATGCATCATCTTCAACAAGTGGCCAAGAGGAAGGCATCACACTTGTCAGAAGTTATGCTGATCCTTGCAAATCACTGTTTTTCTTTACCTTGTTTGCTCTTGTTTTAActtgtttgcttttcttttttgaaccTCCACTGAATGTCATTGCATCAGACACTTCTTTGTAA
- the LOC117622199 gene encoding RHOMBOID-like protein 9, chloroplastic isoform X2 encodes MSSFLSTDVLTQKKTREASASKELESHPSFILANNERKQNIGMVWYASDSGTNEKQLRSLDSYLRKLQNGTNLPADKSNRTREPLTRNGQLRLKKGLESLDVYFGKLNKDGDSENYTFSSVDLTEDNPTEKLSSINQDSEKSDKREEQKSYRNPVSTRDDHGPQSSQDSLQYNEISDLYLISILGSINIAVFLFEIASPVRSSDLGLFSLPLLYGAKINDLILVGEWWRLVTPMFLHSGLCHIVVGCWGLVTFGPKVCRGYGSFTFFLIYVLGGISGNLISFLHTPEPTVGGTGPIFAMMGAWLSYQVQNKDIISKEVSEGMFRKAVIATLLSFTLSCFGPIDDWTHLGAAFTGVAYGFLTCPTLQLDDASSSTSGQEEGITLVRSYADPCKSLFFFTLFALVLTCLLFFFEPPLNVIASDTSL; translated from the exons ATGTCTTCATTTCTTAGCACTGATGTGTTGACACAAAAGAAGACAAGAGAGGCAAGTGCATCTAAAGAACTAGAAAGCCATCCAAGTTTCATTTTAGCAAATAATGAAAGAAAGCAGAATATAGGCATGGTTTGGTATGCATCAGATTCTGGTACAAATGAGAAGCAACTCAGATCTTTAGATTCATATCTTAGGAAACTCCAAAATGGCACAAATCTGCCTGCAGATAAGTCAAACAGGACAAGGGAGCCACTCACTAGAAATGGTCAGTTGAGATTAAAGAAGGGGTTGGAGTCTCTTGATGTTTATTTTGGAAAACTTAATAAAG ATGGAGACTCAGAGAATTATACATTTAGTTCTGTTGATCTTACTGAAGACAATCCTACTGAAAAACTATCATCTATCAATCAAGattctgaaaaatctgataagaGGGAAGAACAGAAGAGCTACAGAAATCCTGTAAGTACAAGGGATGATCATGGTCCTCAGAGCTCTCAAGATTCACTGCAGTATAATGAAATCTCTGATCTCTACTTAAT AAGCATATTGGGTTCTATAAATATTGCAGTTTTTCTGTTTGAGATAGCAAGTCCAGTTAGGAGTTCTGACTTAGGGCTCTTTTCTCTTCCATTACTATATGGAGCAAAGATAAATGATTTGATCCTGGTTGGAGAATGGTGGAGGCTTGTGACACCCATGTTTCTG CACTCCGGACTCTGTCACATAGTCGTTGGCTGTTGGGGGCTTGTGACATTTGGGCCTAAAGTGTGCAGAGGCTATGGTTCATTTACATTTTTCTTGATTTACGTACTTGGAGGAATCTCTGGCAACTTGATTAGCTTTCTTCATACACCAGAGCCAACTGTTGGTGGAACA GGACCAATATTTGCCATGATGGGAGCTTGGCTCAGTTATCAGGTCCAGAACAAAGACATAATTTCAAAGGAAGTTTCAGAGGGCATGTTCCGAAAAGCAGTAATAGCTACGCTTCTTAGCTTCACATTGAGCTGTTTTGGTCCAATTGATGACTG GACACATCTTGGAGCTGCATTTACAGGCGTGGCATATGGGTTTTTGACATGCCCAACTCTTCAACTGGACGATGCATCATCTTCAACAAGTGGCCAAGAGGAAGGCATCACACTTGTCAGAAGTTATGCTGATCCTTGCAAATCACTGTTTTTCTTTACCTTGTTTGCTCTTGTTTTAActtgtttgcttttcttttttgaaccTCCACTGAATGTCATTGCATCAGACACTTCTTTGTAA